The following is a genomic window from Fusarium verticillioides 7600 chromosome 5, whole genome shotgun sequence.
TCCGAGTTCCGAGGATGTTGGTATCGTAGTGCTCATGATATGAGTCGCAAAAattgatcttggcagcgaGGTGAAATATGGCGCTGGACCAATTGGCAAGCCAGTCAAACTTGGCCGATCCCAGACCGAAGTCTCGACAAGTGATATCCCCTGGCAATACCATGATCTTGGTTGTGAAAGCAAAGTCATCAGGCCACAGATCGTATTTTCGCATGTTGACTTGCAGGCGATGAGCAGCTTCGACCTCTGTTTTGCCACGAACCAGGCAAGCGACTTGCTTAATATTTGGCTGGCGCAGAAGCTGGTCGACTAGAAAAGCACCAACGAAACCAGTCGCACCAGTCAAGAAGATTTTACCTTCATCTGGGTCTTCCCAGTTTGGGGTCTCTTCTATATCATCCACCACGTCGACGTCCTTGATCCACCTATCCGCATCATTAGGTGCAGTGATGGACTCTGCGTCACTCTCAAGAAACTGAAGCAAGCTCGCAAAGCGCGAGTGGCAGTACAGATCATACATAGAAATGAGGCGCCCCAAATGCTTCTTGATGCGAGCGATAAGGGCAGCGTTTTGGAGCGAGGTGGCGCCAAGGGCCATGaagtcgtcatcatcattgacaGGCGAAACGCCCAGTATGTGCTCCCACACAGCCTTCAGTGTAGCCTTTGTTGATGAAACGGAATCATTCCCATTTGTGAGGATCGAACTGGAGATGTGTGGTCCCGCTTCAGGGAGGCTCTCCGAAAAGGCAAGACGATCAATCTTGCCTCTTGAGTCCACAGCGAGATGTTCAACGAGTTAAAATCTATCAGGGACCATGTAATGTGGGAGCGTGCTCCGGGCAAACAATACCAGGTCTTGCAATTTCGTAGTGGCTTTGTCATATGGCACGACAAACGCGACTAGAACCGCAACACCAGCTGAATCTGGGGTTGGCCGATTCACGACAATGACGGATTGAACAAGTTCGCTTTCGAGGAGATTTCTttcaatctcttcaagttctACTCGAAAGCTTCCATGCTTCAATTGGTTGTCTCTGCGACCAATGAAATCTAGGCCGCCGCCGTCATCTCTCCATTCGGCCATGTCGCCAGTTCGGTAATACCGACTGCGAAGATCGCCGCAGCCATTCTGCGTGTTCCCGATGGCCCCATGGAGTGCCGGGGTGTTGAGATCAATGAACATTGACTCGTCATGAGGTTGCTGATTCAGATAGCCTTGTGTTTGTTGAGGCCCAGCGATGCAGATCTCGCCTCGCTGCCTGGTATCGTGAATAACCTGCTGAGATTGATCCATGAGGACAATCTTCATATGGCCAACAGCACGCCCAATACCAATTTGGTCAAGTGATGTCTCTTTCAAATCGACCTCTTGCATGGTCACAAGGGTTGTGCACTCAGTCGGGCCATATGTGTTCCAAAGATGCTGTGGGGGGTTGTGCTCAAGAACAGCGCGCATGGCTGTCTTATTGGCAACATCACCTGCAGTGAGCAGATGTCGTAGACAGTGAAAAGACTCAGGCGATGACTTGGCAATGATATGGAAAAGAGCAGCAGGCATAATCATGATGGAAATCTTTTGACGTTCGAGATAGCTCTTTAGCGCAGTAGAATCGACTACTACCACCTTTGGGATAATGACGATAGTGGCACCACTGAGAAGAGTGACCCATACTTCGAAGAGGCTCAGATCAAAGCCAGGGTCGTTGAACGCAGCCACCCGATCACCGGGGTTTAGTGGTGTCACTGGGGTACTGGTTGCCAGATGTATTATGGCAGAGCTGCTGATCTGCACACCCTTGGGCTTGCCAGTTGAGCCAGAGGTATACAGTATGTGCGTACGACGTGATCCACTGCATGAGGAACCAGTGTCCGTTGCATCAGTGGATGCTTCCGATGCTGGTGCATCACTTAGATGGAGAAGAGTGATACCTTCAGCAGAGAACGTTGAACTTTCGTCACAAATGACGTTCTGAGCATTGGCATCACTCAGCATGCTTGCAATGCGATGGAATGGTGCAGTGGGCGAAATCGGAACACAAGTTCCACCGGTAAAGAGAATGGCTAACTGCGCGATAACTTGACGATGATCAACATCGAACAAGATCCccacagcttctccatgtcTGACGCCTCGTTCCTGTAGGAAGCGTGCAATCGTTTTGGCGGATTTGACGAGTTCGCCATAAGAGATAGAACGAGCTCCCTCAATAACAGCGATGGCTTCTGGAGACGTGTTGCTCCAGGAaatgatcttgttctccatTCCTATGGTTTGGACGAATGGCAACTGAATGTTGAAAGATGCAAATGTGATTCTAGGACGATATGTGTTCTTGTTCAACCATCTGTTAATGCCGCATCTCAAACATTTTATTCTTTGCTGCCAGACATAAGAGAGACTGTCACAGAGCCATAGTGTTGTACTGCAGGCGGGGTTagagcttcttgctctgaTTGTTGGTCGTTGGTCATAGACAAACACAAAGCTGCACGATAAGGAACTAATGCAACGCTAAAGCGGTTTGGCAACCTCCAGACCCATTGGATAGTCGGTGATGAATTGTTGTCAACTATAGATGGACACAAACCTGCATTAGAAGCAGTCCATGTTACCCCAAAAGTGAATCGGCGAACTCTAGATGCTCATAAGCGGGCGGCAACGACAGTGGTTTGACGGTTACCCAATAGTGAGACCATGTGACCCAGGCTAGTCATGTATTAAGAGAAAAAGTGATTCGCCATATGTGATACCTCAAAACAAACATCACGCACAGGCCGACCGAGCCAATGGTGCCATGGGGTATCCTGCCAGAGATCTCCGTGTTCCCACACAGCATTACACAACGCTCTCATCTATGATCTTCATGGCGTGACGAGTTCCTCGAGGGATGTTGGTGTAACCCTTACACAAGACCCAGACCGCCGGACTTTGCAGCTTTCTGGAGATTCCCGCAGGAGCGTCTATTGTTCTCGAACAGCGCCACTTGCAATGGACTATGTGCTGTCAATATTATGGTACGATATTGGCAGAACAATGCCTTCGCTTACCTCTAGTTGACTTGGCAAGCATTGTGTTTGCCATCTTTTGACCATGAAGAATCAAACAGGTTACCTATCGGCACCTCACCGCTAGATGCAACAGCAAAGTCTTTTGTGTTCGGAAGGAGGCAAGCCATCGAAGTATGCCTCGAAAGACCAACATTAGTTTTTGTCACTCTCTAGCTGCTTTAACATCTATTGATCCGCCCAAACTACCTTGTTTCGCTACATTGAGCAAGTTATTCTTGATTTATATCCTTACTTCTTTTCTGAAACTGGTAGAAGCGAATACATCATGTCGAAACCAGATGCACTTCAACGTAACTTGCAACTAATCCTCAGGGATaggcagagaagaggctggcaGCTTGAGCCACCTGCCCCAGGCACTCTAACCGACATGGTTGACTTTGGCTCAAATGACACCTTGTCCTTATCCTCGTCTGGCCTCTTGGGGAAGGGATTTCTCAAGGAGCTTGCAAAGTATCCCAGTTTTATCCTTGGTGGAAGAGCGTCCCGTTGGGGTGAAGGGTCAACCGATTACCTTTTGCAACTGGAAGAGTACATTGCCAAGTTCCATAAGGCAGAAAGTGCCCTGTTCTTCCAAACTGGCTATGGAGCAAATGTTGCTGTCTTTTCAACACTCACCCAGCCGCATGATGTGGTTCTGTATGATAGCCTCGTCCATGCAAGTATCCGGGAAGGAATGTATCGCAGCCATGCAACTACTCTTCCTTTTAGCCACAACGATCTAGCAAGTCTACGACAGCGTTTGCTGGACACCAAGAATCAGCATGAAGGAGTTAGATCAGGCCTCTCTCTTGTTTTTATTGCACTTGAGTCTTTCTATAGTATGGACGGCGATGTGGCGCCCCTCAAGGCAATCGTCAGGGAAGTGAAGGAGCAGCTTCCCCACGGAAATACTGTATTTTTGATCGACGAGGCACATTCGACGGGACTGGTAGGCCCCCAGGGGTCCGGCCTGGTGTCTCATTTGGGTCTGGAGAAAGACTTCTCTATTCGGGTTCATACCTTTGGCAAAGCACATGGGCTGGCGGTAAGTTCCAAGTCGACCTGTGGCTGTGATTGGATATTAAATGCTGACTCAAAGTCATAGCAGTTGTTTTGTCAAGCACAGAATGCAAACAAGTCCTGCTTAGTTGCGTCCGTGGACTCATTTTCTCCACTGCACCAACCTTCACGACCTTGGCGGCAGTCAAGACTGGGTATAGCATTTTAGCGAGTGCCGAAGGCGAAAAGGTATGTTGCAGGATCGTCAACGTCACCTATATCCGCTAATATGGACACCTTAGAGGCGAGACCTCGTACAGTTCAACATAAATCTGTTCTATGattccatcaacaagcatGCATCATGGCCAGGCTGCCAGCACCTCGGGATCATCACTATCCCAATGAAGTCTAGAACTGATACTACCATGTCTCCCATTATCCCCATCATCGCTCACCACGGCGGAGCAGCAGCTCTGGGACAGTTTTTGAGCCAAAAAAGGTTTCGCGTTCTCGTTGTTCATTTTCCCGTTGTGCCCAAGGACCAGGAGCGAATTAGGATCAATTTACACGCTGATCATACAGCCGACCAGATTCTTTCACTTGTCGACCTGATCATTGAGTGGACTCAGACGCGCCGGAGAGTTGGAATGTCTGAATCTCATCTCTAAGTAATTACATTCCATAGTACATTAGAACAAATTAAATGTATGCATCATGTCTGGTTCAGCCTTTGAAATAAGTCAAATGCCCTGACCCTGTTAGTACTGGTGACTGTAGTGGCTATGCAAGTCTGGCTCACCTGCTCACATCTCCAAATGCCTCTGGCTGGGGAATACTAAGAGCCATGCAAAGGCCGGTCACGTGGCCGGAGGCGGTTCAATCTCCCCGCCGCCCACTCAATTGAACTGTGTCGGGGACAATGCGATCATCATGTGCTCAGCACCGGCAAATCCTACCGATTTAAGTAGTATGGATTGATAAATGACTAATCAaactgttgatgctgagaagctccGTCAATATGAAGCAGTCATGCCTTCGTGCAACAGAACCTCAGAGCATTGGCTTCTAAATTTCGATGACTTGTCTTGACAGAAGGAAGAAATGGATTCAATAGAGCAACGTTTCAGAAATAACTTAGCAAAGGCTCTACCGAACCTATCAACTGCAACACAAGCCGTGCACGCGGATGATGTGCTGAACGACGTCGACGACGTGGCACCGCCAATTCACGTTGCAGCTACCTTCCGCTACCCACGAGATCCAGACCGCATGAGAGAACACCACGAGAGACCTTCGTATCCGGTTCTAGATGTTGGGGAGCACTGCTACTCGAGACAATCCACGCCAGGATTATCGCGCCTGGAAACCGTCTTGTCCTCTATTCTAGGTCAGCCCTGCATTGCCTACTCTTCTGGTCTTGCCGCATTTCATGCTTTACTCATCATGATGAGACCCAAGAGAGTCTCCATCGGTGCGGGGTATCACGGTTGCCATGGAACTCTGGAGCTATATGCCCGTTCGTCTGGGACGGAGATACTTTCGCTCGACTGTACCGTGGACCAATTAGGTCCAGGCGACTTGATACATCTCGAGACGCCTGTCAATCCAACGGGAAAGGCCTTTGACATTCAGTATTACGCAGATCGTGCACATTCTAGAGGTGCCTATCTCAGTGTAGACTCGACGTTTGCGCCTCCTCCACTGCAAGATGCGTTCATTCAGGGTGCAGATGTTGTCATGCACTCTGGCACAAAATACATCGGTGGCCATTCCGATTTCCTATGTGGTATCCTGGCGGTCAAGAGTGATAACCCCAGCAATGAATGGCTGCAGCAACTCCATCGGGATCGATTATACCTTGGGTCTGTCATGGCAGGTTTTGACAGCTGGCTTGCCACTAGGAGCATCCGGACTCTCGAGATCAGAGTCCTCAAGCAAAGCCAGTCGGCAGAGGCCATCGTTGGTGCATTGAGACTTGGATTGACAGGATCCTGTCGGCAACAATCCTTGATAAGTCTCAGCGATAAAGAGGTTCAGACCGTTCAGAAAGTGGTCAAAGAGATCCATCACGCCAGTCTACAAGACGAAGCTAATATTGAAGGGAGTTGGCTGCAAAAGCAAATGCCCCGAGGATATGGACCTGTATTTTCTCTAACGCTCCACAAGGTGGAATATGCCCGCAATCTTCCGTCCAAGTTGATGCTTTTCCATCATGCAACCAGCCTCGGCGGTGTCGAGAGTTTGATTGAGTGGAGGACAATGACGGACTCGACGGTGACAAAAGACTTCTTGAGAGTGAGCATTGGCGTCGAGGATTCAGCAGACCTTTTGGCGGATCTACTTAGAGGCATGGAAGCTGTTATGGCTGGGACAAGTTGAGAGTTGTGTAGTGGTAACGGAATCAACACCGGTCGTCTAAGATTCTGTCTCTTGTTCACGTAATAAGACCTGGAAGTGCACTTTGTTCTGCAATTGTTCTGTAAATATTTCGTCATACTTAATACCAAGTCCTGCTATTCCAGAGAATCCATAACTTTTCTATCCTCCTTTCTCGGCCAACCCCAGATTACTTACTCCTCGGGGGTCCTTAAGTATTTCATGCTTTGCTGCACCCTTTCCCGCCC
Proteins encoded in this region:
- a CDS encoding cystathionine beta-lyase, encoding MDSIEQRFRNNLAKALPNLSTATQAVHADDVLNDVDDVAPPIHVAATFRYPRDPDRMREHHERPSYPVLDVGEHCYSRQSTPGLSRLETVLSSILGQPCIAYSSGLAAFHALLIMMRPKRVSIGAGYHGCHGTLELYARSSGTEILSLDCTVDQLGPGDLIHLETPVNPTGKAFDIQYYADRAHSRGAYLSVDSTFAPPPLQDAFIQGADVVMHSGTKYIGGHSDFLCGILAVKSDNPSNEWLQQLHRDRLYLGSVMAGFDSWLATRSIRTLEIRVLKQSQSAEAIVGALRLGLTGSCRQQSLISLSDKEVQTVQKVVKEIHHASLQDEANIEGSWLQKQMPRGYGPVFSLTLHKVEYARNLPSKLMLFHHATSLGGVESLIEWRTMTDSTVTKDFLRVSIGVEDSADLLADLLRGMEAVMAGTS